gtatttttctaaaagcaaacataagagatataagctaaactattttttagcTATACCCACTTTTGACGATTATTAACTGCTATTACTTTTTACGATTAATagcattaattatttatctgttattttgatatgaaataaagtcaaaattagtttcaaaataattaacacaaatgACGATTTTTTTGGCCTATCAAGTATTAAGCTGTATCAAACTTATGTAAAATAGGAATAAACAAAGTTTGCTTACAAGTGATTATGCACATGGAAGTTCCCTTTTAAAACACTGCTAACAAAGATGCCTCTCATCCAACCAATCTCATcagtttccttttttttatattttgttttgttaacattaaaatatatatatatacacacacactaTTCATCTCATTATTGTGTGTTATAGATTTAAATAAGAActgatatttattaataaatcatggcttcaaaattaattataatctaTGCTATCACTTTGGAAATGACATGTGTATTATATGCACTATACATTCATCAGTATCAACTTATGTGAATGCCAATTAATGTCATTACAAATACCACtgtataataatattacaCATAAGAGCCTGAGAGCTCAACATGATAAACAAAGAACAATAGAGTTGGTGGACAAAAAAACAATCGAACAGATTAAAGATAAGGAGTTGGGTCAGTGCCTCATTTAGAAAAGTTCCAAAACGacaatattgtaaaaaataattcaaacgCTAAACCAATTCAAAATGACATATCAACCAATTGATGATTGATTATGTACTCTCCTACCATTTGAAATCGATCTGTACATCTACTAAACTAAccatagtttaattttatgatgATTTATGAGcaatctatatataataaagatcTGAAATGTATAAAATTTAGAGTGAGTATTGCACGTAAGTACTACTAATACCAATGATTCGATTGGTTTGTAAAgtcaaattaatttcaaataaagtgGGGCCACAGTGTCCGCCGTTGGGTTATCTATAATCTATATGGTCACTACGTGACATAGAGAACTGTGGCTACGTTTATGTGCCTATGCTGTGACCACCCATTTCATATTCCACCATTagattttttctcttcctttttctatcccaatttatttattcagCCTATGCTCAAAAAACCCAATTACGTATTcttttaaccattttgttatttattcatattcatgcactaattgttatattcacagagttaattatatcattcaaAAGATTCTATGAACCATATATGTTTCCCACATTTGCTTCAACTTTCAATCTCACTGTATTCCCATCCTACAtttcaatacaaaattttaccatttcatgattatataaaaagttgaagagaACAAATATCAGAGTTtatgtcaattaattaaaatcttataaaaattattgatggatgaaattttaaatattttaatgaataaaattataagaatacAAATTGAATTATCTTGTAAGATTTAGGGGATGCAATAAAAAgtgttttatgaaaattaaatattgtaaaaacaATATCTGAAGAAGTGGGTAGAGACATTGAACTATACAGTAACTGTGTCCTTCACAAACGTATCTCTTTCCATATCAAAACTAAACCGTCAGTTTCCTTTCCACCACAATTTATTTTCACGAAGTTTCTTTAACCTTCACGGAATCtcaggattttttttttcctgccGTGACTCTACTCATCGAATCTggaaatttattaatataagaaaatgatcCATgaatctaacaaaaaaaaaatttacataatttcTATTCAACCAACCGAAATCTCGCACAAACTATATTGTATATACATATTGAAAATTTCCCCTGCGTCGATCCAGAGCAAGCAAACGAAGAACAGAATTCCAGAAATAATCTTCGCTTTCCCTTTGCTCGATCGAGTTCTGATGTTTCAAATTGGCTTTAAGAAGTTCTTAGAATTGAAGATATAATTCGAAAACTTATATGGCTTAGAGAATTTGAAGATGATTTTTCACAGAGGCGGATTGAATATGTGTGTATGAATAGATTCGTTTTGTGGGGGTTTCTAAATCCGGAAATCGATGAATTTGAACCAACTGAAACTGCTGGAACTCTTCGCGCTTTCTTTAGCTTCTTTCGAGcacgaagaagatgaagaagaagcgATTAAATCGTTGTTATCGTCTGACTTTTTAGGACACAGAAAGAAGTTTCTAGATCCCAAGGCGATCAGCTTCTCTTCCTTGTTTAAACCTGAGATTCAAATCATTATCTCATTAGAATCGCCCGCGAAATTCACAACCGATTGAAACTTCATTCAAAATCGAAAGCAGTTACGAGAGTTTTGTCAATCGATTATTGCTTACTTTCTAAGCTGAATTGCGAGTAATGAAGATCGAAAGCAGAAGGATCTGCAGTAGGCAAAATCGGCCGGCGGCCTTCTTTCAAGTATTGACGAACGGTCGCCGATACAAGATCAGCCACGGTCATCTCCGGCGACATCAACACCTGTACTGGACCTAAACTTCCCTGAATCGTCACGTTGAGGAGTAATTTCGTCATCTTCGGTCGTCCATCCAGCGACGGCGCCGACGCCGATAAACCTAGATTCTTGAAAGACAACAATTCCGGATCCGTCTTCGGCCTCCGAAGCATCGTTGCCGTCTTAGTCGAACTCTCTCCATGGAACGAAGACGACTTCTCCGCAAGCTTCCCCTTCCTGTGAGACCTAGGGTTCGGCATCGTTCCTAAATACGAATCAAAGAGTAAATGAGATACTCTATGGTACTCCTCTTGTTATACTCAGTCGCCGAAAACGGAGATCGAGAGATTCGGAGTTGTTAGGACTCTCAGATTTTCCGTCGGCGGACGGACGTGGGTGGGGACCCAGTTTAACGGGGACGAATGGTGTAAGCAGAGAAACGACGAGAGGGAGAAGCGTTCTGCGGTTTGATGGATGATGAAGCGGGGAAAATTGGGAATTTATAGTAGGCGAAGAAGCGATGACGTGgataaagaaaagaggaaagagaGGAGAATATTCTCGGGAAGGGGACGGGCTATAGCCGGTTACTCGAGAAGGGTTGGACTAGTTTGTTTTGGAATTCAAAATTGGGCGGCGTGTCGTCTCCAATTAGTAACCGGATATGGACAACCGGCTATTGCCCGTAGACAATTTGCTTGATTGCCTCACCCCTCCctgttttcttttactttctttattatcgtttttttagtaataacgattattattatttataaaaactctttttcttttcatttcgtTTACGCACACACTTCACTAGCGGGTGAGTTATTCGGTAATTCGGTGTCACACGGATTTGTCAGTGTTTAATAATGATAATCATcttacatttcttttatacatatatataattagtttactgtgaatcttttatatataaaaatataggaagaaaatacacaaaaatagcaaatttaaccaaaatatttataatatataataaaaatttaaaattttattaataattgcCATTGATAGTTGAAATAGACACGGATAGGAATATATTAGTgactattattgatagaattcaaaattttgctatagtttgtaaatattttaatttatttttttatttttaaaaatgctccaaaatataatatctatTATCAATATCATTGGGGTAGTTTTAAGCACGTGGACGGGACCAAGTTTATGAAGTATCGAGAGGTGTAAGAGAATGTGTAtctcaaaagaataaatgtCAACATCTTAGGATTTAGATATACTAGCTCAGTCAGTAAAGATATAACATCCGAAAATTTAACAAACAATACATAGACTAACACTTAAAAAACTTATggtattaaaaatgttatatacgAGGATTCAtctcaaatcaattaattagaaataagatgaataattaatatatcgTATAAAAAGTGTGAGACTCGTTGGTTTGGATCTCaacatttcaatatttattattatctaattagttttggtttgaaagtaattttaaatgattagaattatataaataaaattggaagagggaaaatgaaatatgtgaTTTATCAGAGGGAATAACgatgtattttaaacaaagaTGTATTGTTTTCAAGATAATAATAAGTGAATTTATCTTCTcaaagtaaagaaagaaataaaataattccaCGTGAGTTTTATCTTCTCGGAATAAAacgaaataaataaaataaacaacgGATTTATATCAATTGACTATTTTCTAGTTTATGAttgtattatctttaaaagaattataataaagtaggttaaattgtgttattttttcacatgctaaaatatttaagtgaAATGGAGTGAGTCAATTGTATTTATTCAAAAAGTGAACTATGGTtgattatgtttaatttttgtttaggtTTGTTTCGTAATCATGATCAATTGCAagattcatttcaaaatatatgattaaaaCAAGTCATTTAATTGAAGATCAAATGATGTTGAATGTGATTGTGCTTGAAATTAAGTGAAACTCactaaatttatgtttattgttaTCATTGAAACAAATACTTTGTAACAATATGAGAATTGTGAACATGTCATGTTTTACCATTCGCTTTATCTTTAGGGTTAAGCAGTAATGGTAAAGATAAAATGTGATGTGACAAccaattattgaaaaacaatacatAAGGTATGCACAGTAAAACTTACAAGTAAGCCAGATATAGCGATAACAACTAGAGTTGCTATTTccactttttacaattttaagaTCACAATAAATCTTTGATGAAATGGAATACAAAGTCAACaaattgcaatatatatacatacacacatagAATTGATTGTGGCTACGCAAACGGTTCATGATAGTTATTGATTTGGGCCAAGGAAATTTATTAGAGAGGATTTTATTGAAACCATTGAATTCAAAACATAGGAAAAAGTGGCTCCTAGGTGCTAGAACTACACCTTTATGGGCGTAGCGATGAGTCTATTTGCAATGTTCCTATGTATTATTTTGGATATTTATTCTTCTATTATAATAAACGAAATTTcaagcaattaaattcaattcacaAAAACTCTTAAACAACGTTTCAAAAACAATCCAATAACATTTGTGATTTAGATCCGCTACGATTGACCTACCAAATGAGTTCCATTACGATTACACCAATTATCATTACATATCGATAAACACCATccttatataattttttaaatacaatattgtattaaaaaaacatataagaaTGACGtcgtaaaaaaataatcatagataaatataattacCGACATTTAAAAGGTACAAAAACGATATTAAAATTGAGAGGATgcatagaagaagaaatgaaacgaatggatgagaagaaaaacacCAATAAAAGGGACCATAAAGTGGATTGGTCACATATTGTAAGATGGGACCTCATATAGTTGATAATAATAGAATGCATTGATAGTTGATAGtctttcttttgtctttttgttCTACAACTAGTTTTGTTATTAGTTAACAAACCGTTATTCATCGCGCATCCAACAAACAAGACTCAAttaacattaaaagaaaagtgcaCAGtttactaataattaattaagaagtataattttaaaaatgaatttaatagtagtgatgaaaaaaaaaatgaacttaaACAATTACAATTTCTTCCATTCCTTTAAATTAGATGTTAGTGATTATTAAGTGAAAAATAAGGTTAGAAAGGTAAATATTGAAACTTAGATATTgcattaggaaaaaaaaaacttaaacttaaacttGAAGAATATAGTTGCTAGTTGCAACATCTTCAAAGTGGAagactaaataataataaaaaaagacaaattacaaaaacacatctaaaatatattgatagtTGCAGTTACATCATTGAACTTTCAATaatgacaattttatttatgaacttCTAAACGTGTTAAAATTAGACTCTCAAACTTATACtaatgtaaaaattaaattcataaatgataaaaaggaataaTTCCTCACACttgtatcaattttaaaatttaaataagtttGAGAGGTgagtttttatatttggtgAAATTTGGTTATGGATtgtcttttattatttggttaattaaggaagataatgaaattgaaaaagaaaaagagagaaaaaaagaattgggGGTGTTTGGACAGTTGGTCACGTGAGTCACGTGCATGGCCATTCCCTTGTAGTTGAAGAGTGTGCAAATAATTGTTGGCTTCAAATTCCTCCCCTATCGGATTTTGGATGTcaacaatcatatttttaacCAATCATTTTTCAGAtagaattttctatttttacacaaattatattcaactcatttttcttttttcttctccctttttttttctctttctgaAGAAATCTTCAACtgtttatgtattattattctcaattattgatgtttttattttgactaATCCATATCAGAAAATGTTGAGTACTGTTTCTTTTTAGGTTTAGacaatactttttattttatttataattattgtatttgcTAACATGTTTAACTTAATCGTATGCGGTATGTAGATTAAGAAACTTTTTAGTACACTGACTATGAGGATGGAGAGAGAATTATGAACAATAGCGAAATAGTCgcaaaaatgtttaatttaattgtgatcgttataattacaaaatatctaatttcacatgcattattatatattctcATGGAGTGGACGACATCTAGtctatgtttgtttttaattattgtaagaGGCCCTGACAACTAGATATTTTCGAACATCCTAGATGCTCAGTTGAAGgtcatttgaaaaattataacatgAGTTTCTAAATCGTAGCATTTTTATAATGTGccattatagttttaaaataaacttctaATTGCactatataaacaaaataaataatcaatcattatcattttttcgtaattcatattatttttaacaaaatattaacgTTTAAGTTTAGATTTAAATacattaaattacaataacaACGacttatatatattgcaaTAACAACGTGCAAAATTACATGTGTGCCCCACTAAGTTATTATTGGTGCTTTTGCATTTGTTTCGAGGAGAGACTATTTACTTCGGAAAACGTGGTTGATATTGATATAAAGATGAAGAAGCAAAGAGAGCCAAAGATATGAG
This DNA window, taken from Cucumis sativus cultivar 9930 chromosome 6, Cucumber_9930_V3, whole genome shotgun sequence, encodes the following:
- the LOC101204625 gene encoding uncharacterized protein At4g22758, which encodes MPNPRSHRKGKLAEKSSSFHGESSTKTATMLRRPKTDPELLSFKNLGLSASAPSLDGRPKMTKLLLNVTIQGSLGPVQVLMSPEMTVADLVSATVRQYLKEGRRPILPTADPSAFDLHYSQFSLESLNKEEKLIALGSRNFFLCPKKSDDNNDLIASSSSSSCSKEAKESAKSSSSFSWFKFIDFRI